The Phacochoerus africanus isolate WHEZ1 chromosome 3, ROS_Pafr_v1, whole genome shotgun sequence genome window below encodes:
- the MYH7B gene encoding myosin-7B isoform X4, with protein sequence MDILGFSVDEKCACYKIVGALLHFGNMKFKQKQREEQAEADGTESADKAAYLMGVSSGDLLKGLLHPRVRVGNEYVTKGQSVEQVVFAVGALAKATYDRLFRWLVSRINQTLDTKLPRQFFIGVLDIAGFEIFEFNSFEQLCINFTNEKLQQFFNQHMFVLEQEEYKREGIDWVFIDFGLDLQPCIDLIEKPLGILSILEEECMFPKASDASFRAKLYDNHAGKSPNFQQPRPDKKRKYQAHFEVVHYAGVVPYSIVGWLEKNKDPLNETVVPIFQKSQNKLLAMLYENYAGSCSTEPPKSGVKEKRKKAASFQTVSQLHKENLNKLMTNLRATQPHFVRCIVPNENKTPGVMDAFLVLHQLRCNGVLEGIRICRQGFPNRLLYTDFRQRYRILNPSAIPDDTFMDSRKATEKLLGSLDIDHSQYQFGHTKVFFKAGLLGVLEELRDQRLAKVLTLLQARGRGRLMRLEYQRLLGGRDALFTIQWNIRAFNAVKNWSWMKLFFKMKPLLRSAQAEEELAALRAELRGLRGALATAEAKRQELEETHVSVTQEKNDLALQLQAEQDNLADAEERCHLLIKSKVQLEAKVKELSERLEDEEEVNADLAARRRKLEDECTELKKDIDDLELTLAKAEKEKQATENKVKNLTEEMAALDESVARLTKEKKALQEAHQQALGDLQAEEDRVSALAKAKLRLEQQVEDLECSLEQEKKLRMDTERAKRKLEGDLKLTQESVTDAAQDKQQLEEKLKKKDSELSQLNLRVEDEQLLGAQLQKKIKELQARAEELEEELEAERAARARVEKQRAEAARELEELSERLEEAGGASAGQREGCRKREAELGRLRRELEEAALRHEATVAALRRKQAESAAELGEQVDSLQRVRQKLEKEKSELRMEVDDLGASVETLARGKASAEKLCRAYEDQLNEAKIKVEELQRQLADASTQRGRLQTESGELSRLLEEKESLISQLSRGKATATQSLEELRRQLEEESKAKSALAHAVQALRHDCDLLREQHEEEAEAQAELQRLLSKANAEVAQWRSKYEADAIQRTEELEEAKKKLALRLQEAEEGVEAAHAKCSSLEKAKLRLQTESEDVTLELERATSAAAALDKKQRHLERALEDRRRQEEEMQRELEAAQREARSLGTELFRLRHSHEEALEALETLRRENKNLQEEISDLTDQVSLSGKSIQELEKAKKALEGEKSELQAALEEAEGALELEETKTLRIQLELSQVKAEVDRKLAEKDEECTNLRRNHQRAVESLQASLDAETRARNEALRLKKKMEGDLNDLELQLGHATRQATEAQAATRLLQAQLKEEQAGRDEEQRLAAELREQAQALERRAALLAAELEELRAALEQGERSRRLAEQELLEATERLNLLHSQNTGLLNQKKKLEVDLAQLSGEVEEAAQERREAEEKAKKAITDAAMMAEELKKEQDTSTHLERMKKTLEQTVRELQARLEEAEQAALRGGKKQVQKLEAKVRELEAELDAEQKKHAEALKGVRKHERRVKELMYQAEEDRKNLARMQDLVDKLQSKVKSYKRQFEEAEQQASTNLAKYRKAQHELDDAEERADMAETQANKLRARTRDALGPKVKAGVGHPPCPLLGGQLTQAAPFSPQHKE encoded by the exons ATGGACATCCTGGGCTTCAGCGTGGATGAGAAGTGTGCCTGCTATAAGATCGTGGGTGCCCTCCTACACTTCGGCAACATGAAGTTCAAGCAGAAGCAACGGGAGGAGCAGGCTGAGGCCGATGGCACTGAGA GTGCTGACAAGGCTGCCTACCTGATGGGGGTCAGCAGTGGGGACCTCCTTAAAGGCCTTTTGCACCCCCGAGTGCGTGTGGGGAACGAGTATGTGACCAAGGGCCAGAGTGTGGAGCAG GTGGTGTTTGCCGTGGGGGCTCTGGCCAAGGCCACCTATGACCGGCTGTTCCGATGGCTGGTGTCAAGGATCAACCAGACGCTGGACACCAAGCTGCCCCGTCAGTTCTTCATTGGTGTGCTGGACATAGCTGGTTTTGAGATCTTTGAG TTTAACAGCTTTGAACAGCTGTGTATCAACTTCACCAACGAGAAGCTGCAGCAGTTCTTCAACCAGCACATGTTTGTGCTGGAGCAGGAGGAGTACAAGCGGGAGGGCATTGACTGGGTCTTCATCGACTTTGGCCTGGACCTGCAGCCCTGCATTGACCTCATTGAGAAG CCTCTGGGCATCCTGTCCATCCTGGAGGAGGAGTGCATGTTCCCCAAGGCCTCAGACGCCAGCTTCCGGGCCAAGCTCTATGATAACCACGCGGGGAAGTCACCCAATTTCCAGCAGCCACGGCCTGATAAGAAGCGCAAATACCAGGCCCACTTTGAGGTGGTCCACTATGCGGGCGTG GTGCCTTACAGCATCGTGGGCTGGCTGGAGAAAAACAAGGATCCACTGAATGAGACGGTGGTCCCCATCTTCCAAAAGTCGCAGAACAAGCTCTTGGCTATGCTCTACGAGAACTACGCCGGCTCCTGCTCTA CTGAGCCCCCCAAGTCTGGGGTGAAAGAGAAGCGGAAGAAGGCAGCATCATTCCAGACGGTGTCCCAGCTGCACAAG gagaaCCTCAACAAGCTGATGACCAATCTGCGGGCCACACAGCCCCACTTTGTCCGTTGCATTGTCCCCAATGAGAACAAGACCCCAG GTGTCATGGATGCCTTCTTGGTGCTACACCAGCTGCGCTGCAATGGGGTTCTGGAGGGGATCCGGATCTGCCGCCAAGGATTCCCCAATAGGCTGCTTTACACCGACTTCCGGCAGCG gtaCCGCATCCTGAACCCCAGTGCCATCCCGGACGACACCTTCATGGACAGCAGGAAGGCCACAGAGAAGCTGCTGGGCTCGCTGGACATCGACCACTCCCAGTACCAGTTTGGCCACACCAAG GTGTTCTTCAAGGCCGGGCTTCTGGGTGTGTTGGAGGAGCTTCGGGACCAGCGTCTGGCCAAGGTCTTGACACTGCTGCAGGCGCGGGGCCGGGGCCGCCTCATGCGCCTTGAATACCAGCGCCTGCTTGGAGGCAG GGATGCCCTGTTCACCATCCAGTGGAACATCCGTGCCTTCAATGCTGTCAAGAATTGGTCGTGGATGAAGCTCTTTTTCAAGATGAAGCCACTGCTCCGCTCGGCACAGGCTGAGGAGGAGCTGGCGGCCCTGCGTGCAGAGCTGCGGGGGCTGCGAGGGGCACTGGCCACTGCCGAGGCCAAGcgccaggagctggaggagacaCACGTCAGTGTGACCCAGGAGAAGAACGACCtggccctgcagctgcaggcg GAGCAGGACAATCTGGCGGATGCTGAGGAGCGCTGCCACTTGCTGATCAAGTCCAAGGTGCAGCTGGAGGCCAAGGTGAAGGAACTGAGCGAGCGGctggaggacgaggaggaggtgAATGCTGACCTGGCCGCCCGCCGGCGCAAGCTGGAGGACGAGTGCACCGAGCTCAAGAAGGACATTGATGACCTGGAGCTGACGCTGGCCAAGGCCGAGAAGGAGAAGCAGGCTACGGAGAATAAG gtgaagaacctgacagagGAGATGGCGGCACTGGACGAGTCAGTGGCCCGGCTGACCAAGGAGAAGAAGGCCTTGCAGGAGGCCCACCAGCAGGCCCTGGGCGACCTGCAGGCTGAGGAGGACCGAGTGAGCGCGCTGGCCAAGGCCAAGCTCCGGCTGGAGCAGCAGGTGGAGGAT CTGGAGTGCTCCCTGGAGCAAGAAAAGAAGCTGCGCATGGACACAGAGCGGGCCAAACGCAAGCTTGAGGGTGACCTGAAACTGACGCAGGAGTCGGTGACAGATGCTGCCCAGGACAAGCAGCAACTGGAGGAGAAGCTCAAGAA AAAGGACTCTGAGCTGAGTCAGCTGAACCTGCGGGTGGAGGACGAGCAGCTTCTGGGGGCCCAGCTGCAGAAGAAGATCAAGGAGCTGCAG GCTCGGgcggaggagctggaggaggagctggaggccgAGCGGGCGGCCCGGGCCCGCGTGGAGAAGCAGCGGGCAGAGGCGGCCCGGGAGCTGGAGGAGCTGAGCGAGCGGCTGGAGGAGGCGGGCGGCGCGTCCGCGGGGCAGCGCGAGGGCTGCCGGAAGCGCGAGGCTGAGCTGGGGCGGCTGCGCCGGGAGCTGGAGGAGGCGGCCCTGCGGCACGAGGCCACGGTGGCTGCCCTGAGGCGTAAGCAGGCAGAGAGCGCCGCCGAGCTGGGCGAGCAGGTGGACAGTCTGCAGCGGGTGCGGCAGAAGCTggagaaggagaagagtgagCTCCGCATGGAGGTGGACGATCTGGGCGCCAGTGTGGAAACTCTGGCTCGTGGCAAG GCCAGTGCAGAGAAGCTGTGCCGGGCCTATGAGGATCAGCTGAATGAGGCCAAGATCAAGGTGGAGGAGCTGCAGCGGCAACTTGCAGATGCGAGCACCCAGCGTGGGCGGCTCCAAACCGAGAGTG GGGAGCTGAGCCGCCTGCTTGAAGAGAAGGAGTCTCTGATCAGCCAGCTGAGCCGCGGGAAGGCCACGGCCACCCAGAGCTTGGAGGAACTGCGGcggcagctggaggaggagagcAAG GCCAAGAGTGCGTTGGCCCATGCCGTGCAGGCTTTGCGGCATGACTGCGACCTCCTGCGGGAGCAGCAcgaggaggaggctgaggcccaggctGAGCTGCAGCGGCTGCTGTCCAAGGCCAATGCCGAGGTGGCGCAGTGGAGAAGCAAGTACGAGGCAGATGCCATCCAGAGGacagaggagctggaggaggccaA AAAGAAGCTGGCACTGCggctgcaggaggcagaggaaggggtggAAGCTGCTCATGCCAAGTGCTCGTCGCTGGAGAAGGCCAAGCTGCGGCTGCAGACAGAGTCGGAGGATGTGACCCTGGAGCTGGAGCGGGCGACTTCGGCGGCTGCGGCCCTGGACAAGAAGCAGCGGCACCTGGAGCGGGCGCTGGAGGATCGGCGGCGGCAGGAGGAGGAGATGCAGCGGGAGTTGGAGGCGGCTCAGAGGGAGGCCCGCAGCCTGGGCACCGAACTCTTCCGGCTGCGGCACAGTCATGAGGAGGCTCTCGAGGCCCTGGAGACGCTCAGGCGGGAGAACAAGAACCTGCAGG AGGAGATCAGTGACCTCACGGACCAGGTCAGCCTCAGTGGGAAGAGCATCCAGGAGCTGGAGAAGGCCAAGAAGGCACTGGAAGGGGAGAAGAGTGAGCTCCAGGCCGCACTGGAGGAGGCCGAG GGGGCCCTGGAGCTGGAGGAGACCAAGACTCTGCGGATCCAGCTGGAGCTCTCCCAGGTCAAGGCTGAAGTGGACCGGAAGCTGGCGGAGAAAGATGAGGAGTGCACTAACCTGAG GCGCAACCACCAGCGGGCAGTGGAGTCCCTGCAGGCCTCCCTGGATGCAGAGACTCGAGCACGCAATGAGGCCCTGCGGCTCAAGAAGAAGATGGAGGGTGACCTCAAtgacctggagctgcagctgggccaTGCCACCCGCCAGGCCACGGAGGCACAGGCAGCCACGCGGCTGCTGCAGGCCCAACTCAAGGAGGAGCAGGCCGGGCGGGACGAGGAGCAGCGGCTGGCGGCTGAGCTCCGCGAGCAGGCACAGGCCCTGGAGCGGCGGGCCGCCCTGCTGGCTGCGGAGCTGGAGGAGCTGCGGGCTGCCCTGGAGCAGGGCGAGCGCAGCCGCCGGCTGGCGGAACAGGAGCTGCTAGAGGCCACCGAGCGCCTCAACCTTCTGCATTCCCAG AACACAGGCCTCTTGAACCAGAAGAAGAAACTAGAGGTGGATTTGGCCCAGCTGAGCGGCGAGGTGGAGGAGGCTGCCCAGGAAAGACGGGAAGCCGAGGAGAAGGCCAAAAAGGCCATCACCGAc GCAGCCATGATGGCGGAGGAGCTGAAAAAGGAGCAAGACACCAGTACGCACCTGGAACGGATGAAGAAGACACTAGAACAGACGGTGCGGGAGCTACAGGCCCGGCTTGAGGAGGCAGAACAAGCTGCCCTCCGTGGCGGGAAGAAGCAGGTGCAGAAGCTGGAGGCCAAG GTGCGGGAGCTGGAGGCTGAGCTTGACGCGGAGCAGAAGAAGCACGCCGAGGCCCTCAAGGGGGTGCGGAAACACGAGCGCCGGGTCAAGGAGCTCATGTACCAG GCCGAGGAGGACAGGAAGAACCTGGCTCGCATGCAGGACCTGGTGGACAAGTTGCAGAGCAAGGTCAAGAGCTACAAACGTCAGTTTGAAGAGGCG GAGCAGCAGGCCAGCACTAACCTGGCCAAGTACCGCAAGGCCCAGCACGAGCTGGACGACGCGGAGGAGCGGGCGGACATGGCGGAAACCCAGGCGAACAAGCTGCGGGCACGGACCAGGGATGCCCTGGGCCCCAAGGTGAAGGCTGGTGTGGGGCACCCACCCTGCCCGCTGCTTGGGGGGCAGCTCACGCAGGCGGCACCCTTTTCCCCTCAGCACAAGGAGTGA